A stretch of Castanea sativa cultivar Marrone di Chiusa Pesio chromosome 2, ASM4071231v1 DNA encodes these proteins:
- the LOC142623995 gene encoding uncharacterized protein LOC142623995: MGICSSSDSTNVATAKLILQDGRLQEFSYPVKVSYVLQKYPSCFICNSDEMDFDDVVSAVNDEDELQLGQLYFALPLSKLQHPLQAEEMAALAVKANSALTKGTGGEKCRCRRKPVFSGGEVKSPSSVVAGDGLRRGRSGSSSRKFTALLSAIPE; the protein is encoded by the coding sequence atgggTATTTGCAGTTCGTCTGATTCGACAAACGTGGCAACGGCAAAGCTGATCTTACAAGACGGTCGGCTACAGGAATTCTCGTACCCAGTAAAGGTTTCCTACGTGTTACAGAAATACCCGTCGTGTTTCATTTGTAACTCCGACGAGATGGACTTTGACGATGTCGTTTCGGCCGTGAACGACGAGGACGAGCTTCAACTGGGTCAGCTTTATTTCGCTTTGCCGTTGAGTAAGCTACAGCACCCTTTGCAGGCTGAGGAAATGGCTGCATTGGCTGTTAAAGCTAATTCTGCTTTGACGAAAGGAACTGGGGGTGAGAAATGTAGGTGTCGCCGGAAACCGGTGTTTTCCGGCGGAGAGGTCAAATCTCCGAGCAGTGTCGTCGCCGGAGATGGGTTAAGGAGAGGGAGGAGtggtagtagtagtagaaaGTTTACGGCATTGTTGAGTGCAATACCTGAGTAG
- the LOC142625422 gene encoding uncharacterized protein LOC142625422 — MVVRPTLSFSDEDKASTLQPHDDALVVTLRIGGYDVRRVLVDQGTRAEIMYLNLYKGLGLKPRDLTNYHSSLVGFDGKVVIPIGQIKLPVQIGSKVVEVNSIVMDAYSPYTAIVVRPWLHAMEAVSSTLLLKVKYSSSD; from the coding sequence ATGGTGGTCAGACCAACGCTGAGTTTCTCTGATGAGGATAAGGCTAGTACCTTgcagccacatgatgatgcattagtggttaccctcaggatagggggATATGATGTGAGGCGAGTATTGGTTGATCAAGGCACTAGGGCAGAGATTATGTACCTTAACTTGTATAAGGGGTTGGGGCTGAAACCTAGGGATTTGACTAATTATCATTCATCCCTAgtaggttttgatggaaaaGTGGTTATACCAATAGGGCAAATTAAACTACCAGTGCAAATTGGGTCAAAGGTGGTGGAGGTCAACTCCATAGTGATGGATGCGTATTCTCCCTACACGGCCATAGTGGTGAGACCTTGGCTTCATGCCATGGAGgctgtttcctccaccttgctcttGAAGGTGAAGTATTCATCTAGTGACTAG
- the LOC142623844 gene encoding STS14 protein: MAYALLVVVLMALAICQGSAQGSGPSQQPSAAAKEYLDGHNQARAEVGVGPLSWSEQLANATSRLVRYQRNKMGCKFANLSSSKYGGNQLWASGQAVTPRMVVDSWVEEKKYYNHTDNSCLPDHRCGVYTQVVWKKSLQLGCAQASCADSSSLTICFYDPPGNVIGESPY, encoded by the coding sequence ATGGCCTATGCTTTGCTTGTAGTTGTACTCATGGCTCTAGCCATATGCCAAGGCTCAGCCCAAGGTTCAGGACCTTCACAGCAGCCTAGTGCAGCAGCCAAAGAGTACCTGGATGGACATAACCAAGCAAGAGCAGAAGTTGGGGTTGGTCCTCTGAGTTGGAGCGAGCAGCTAGCCAATGCCACAAGCAGACTTGTGAGGTACCAAAGGAACAAAATGGGTTGCAAGTTTGCAAACTTGAGTAGCAGCAAGTACGGTGGAAACCAGTTGTGGGCTAGTGGTCAAGCCGTGACACCGCGCATGGTGGTTGATTCATGGGTGGAAGAGAAGAAGTACTATAATCACACTGACAACTCTTGCTTGCCAGATCACAGGTGTGGAGTTTACACTCAAGTGGTGTGGAAGAAGTCTTTGCAGTTGGGCTGTGCTCAAGCTTCGTGTGCAGACTCCTCTAGTTTAACCATTTGTTTCTATGATCCTCCTGGGAATGTCATAGGGGAGAGCCCTTATTAG